ATTAAAATAGAGGAAGTAAAAAAGGTATGTAGCAATATAACACTAGTATCACATGGAACAAATAAAGCATGCATGGTCATACGatacattatttatttattttattttattttcatctacAAAACATAGCATGCATAAGCACTAAGGCCCTGCATTACATAGCTCTTACattatttaatttgaaataGTCTCATAAGGTTTTGAAGATTACACGATTGACATCCCGattctcttttcatttttgaacACAAATGCCTTTGCATTCTCTGTGAGAACCAAACGGTTAAATCCATTTTCGGAAGCAATGCCAACATTTTGGCAAGTAAGTTTATTTCCGTGGGGACAAAACACTAGCTTATACGTCGAGTCACCGAGTGACTTAATCTGAAATTGGACGTTCATGTTCGTGGAATGACCTGTGCTTATAGGGTATTTCTCCGCGGGTTCAGGAAAGTTGTCGACCTTCCACATGGCATAGTCAGAACAAGTCGGAGAATCAAGATAGAATTTGATGTGTACGGTAGACTTCTCAGTAATGATATCATGTTTGGGATCATTAGGTATGATGTAGACTGCTTTACCTGTTAtgacataatataattaaaaatgattaaatggtGCTTTTATATTTGATATGATCACGTAATTCAAtagtattttatgattttaattagtttatgaaagaaatgaatTTTTTAGAAGCTATAGTCTAAATTAAAACAAGTTCGGTATATATAgcttatttttttaagcttctCATGAAAGTTCAATACAagttgtattttaaaaaaagaatattcaAGTGATTAGCACAACCTATCAACTATATTTTGACTTttaataaaagagaaaagtaTATAACTACTCCAATAAATAAGTGATTTtgactttttatatatatatatatatatatataataggcgGAATGATCTGAGAGACCTTTGTATTTGGCTCCAATAGTAAGTTTGACTCTTATACTTACGACTTTGCCAACTGAATCCTTAAACTCACTAAAACACAATACGGCAATGAGTCGTCTCATTAATGGTAATATAAAATTTCTaaagtttaaattatttttaaatatagaaaGTTAGCAACTTTTTTATAGTTATTACGAAGAAGAAGTGCCCCACATTAGTTAGAATGGCCAGAATAacatatactccctccgttccatTTTAATTGTCATGATAAGATTTTACATAATTCTTAAGAAAACATTAATTAGGAGTGTTATTTGACTATTACATTTTGCAAGATATTGTATTTATGATATTCAAAGGGTCCttctatttataatttcttaagaaTCGTGCAAAATCAATAATGGACAAGTATTATTGGACGAAAAAAGAAGTATACATGACAACTGATATAGGACGAAAGGAGTGCAATTGGACAATACCATCATCAAGGTCACTGCGGGATTGCACCACCGATGTGGGACAATTGTTCTGATCTTGATTTCCGAGATTAGCAAGCTTAACGCCTCCGCCGCCAGCTCCCCATATAGCCGAAACTATAAAGTACCTTGAGTTTTTGTTTAGGGGATTACCCTCTGTGTCCTTTATAGTTGGCAATGCTTTATTTGGTGTATTAGTGGTAcaagttgctaaggtagacaAGAAAAGAAATGCAAATGAAAACAAGACTACGATGATCTTCatccttaattttttatttttttggtttatttCTTACTATGTAGGTTGTATGAATCTTTTGTTAATTTGGATGATGAATTTATAGAGAAGATGTGACTTGATATTCATgtcgtttctttctttttttctaagttAATATATTTGCATAATTGCATCTAATTTCATGATCagcctaaaaatatttttttaaaaaaatagtagttGGCATTAAAATAAATGTTATATCTTATCTAAATGATAAGAATTTTATATAGGAggttacaaaaaatattttaaaaaatgttaacctctttttaaatatttttaggcTCTCTTCCAA
This Solanum dulcamara chromosome 1, daSolDulc1.2, whole genome shotgun sequence DNA region includes the following protein-coding sequences:
- the LOC129889567 gene encoding 21 kDa seed protein-like, whose translation is MKIIVVLFSFAFLFLSTLATCTTNTPNKALPTIKDTEGNPLNKNSRYFIVSAIWGAGGGGVKLANLGNQDQNNCPTSVVQSRSDLDDGKAVYIIPNDPKHDIITEKSTVHIKFYLDSPTCSDYAMWKVDNFPEPAEKYPISTGHSTNMNVQFQIKSLGDSTYKLVFCPHGNKLTCQNVGIASENGFNRLVLTENAKAFVFKNEKRIGMSIV